One window of Chloroflexus aggregans DSM 9485 genomic DNA carries:
- a CDS encoding DNA translocase FtsK, protein MRPEHQREIFALGLILIAAITIIFVVTGESGRIGDLYVNGVRSLFGAGIFFVPLTLVLIGIAILWQEQLSDASLSGANVLGTMLVLLAMLGLLEVPVHDIAIADRFNEGGGWIGYWLFTVLQLAIGQIAAVVVILALGFVGVLLTFNLTVRELTVGMVERTIALWQFLWNTPRRKPPPTTSARRSISDLVFAPPPQGEIDDIVPTPIAARPTRASLFQRPTPELPPPSTKPPEPVKPLTPTKPEPTQEIVQEPLDGFEISPVRRAWPLPSLDLLLERTIEGGITDEERRLKARVIEETLASFKVEARVVGVNTGPAVTQFELQPAVGVKVAKIMTLERDLALALAAQSIRIEAPIPGKNVVGIEIPNSAIAMVTLREVLDSEEYELHRGRLKLPLGKDVSGTPIIADLTKMPHLLVAGATGSGKSVAINAFLCGLLLKHTPDELKLILIDPKMVEMIVYNHIPHLLSPVVTEVERVVPTLKWATREMERRYKVFARNGCRNIDSYRQLMRKRADLEPMPYIVIVIDELADLMMMAADEVETYICRLAQMARATGIHLIIATQRPSVDVITGLIKANFPSRIAFAVTSQVDSRVILDVPGAEHLLGRGDMLYMAADSAKLIRIQGTYVADREVERIVEFWRNASPPTESTPGEQHTGSTSQPTAGSEGFQPPAEFLSPAEQDELLPQAIALVSQHQRASASLLQRRLRIGYSKAQQLIDLLEQQGYVGPADGSRSREVLRHDGHSSIKENG, encoded by the coding sequence TTGCGGCCCGAACATCAGCGTGAGATATTTGCGCTGGGGTTGATACTGATCGCTGCGATTACGATCATCTTCGTCGTGACCGGCGAGTCAGGTCGGATCGGCGATCTCTATGTTAATGGTGTTCGCTCGCTGTTTGGCGCAGGGATCTTCTTTGTACCGCTCACCCTCGTGCTGATCGGGATCGCTATTCTCTGGCAAGAGCAGTTGAGCGATGCCAGTCTGAGTGGGGCAAACGTCCTTGGCACCATGCTGGTGCTGCTGGCCATGCTCGGTTTGCTTGAAGTACCGGTACATGACATTGCCATCGCTGACCGATTCAACGAGGGTGGCGGCTGGATCGGCTATTGGCTGTTCACGGTGCTCCAATTGGCCATCGGTCAGATCGCAGCGGTGGTTGTGATCCTGGCACTGGGTTTTGTTGGCGTATTGCTCACCTTCAACCTCACCGTGCGCGAGCTGACCGTGGGCATGGTTGAGCGGACAATAGCGCTCTGGCAGTTCCTGTGGAATACACCACGTCGCAAACCACCACCGACAACTTCAGCCCGACGCTCGATCTCCGATCTCGTGTTTGCCCCACCGCCGCAAGGGGAAATTGATGATATTGTCCCAACCCCCATCGCCGCTCGCCCAACCCGGGCCAGTCTTTTCCAACGGCCTACGCCCGAGTTACCACCACCATCAACCAAACCGCCCGAACCGGTCAAACCCCTCACACCAACGAAGCCCGAACCGACCCAAGAAATCGTACAAGAACCACTCGACGGCTTTGAGATTTCGCCGGTACGCCGGGCATGGCCCCTGCCATCGCTTGATCTGCTCCTTGAGCGAACGATAGAGGGGGGGATCACCGATGAAGAACGTCGGTTGAAAGCGCGCGTGATCGAAGAGACACTGGCAAGCTTTAAAGTCGAGGCACGGGTCGTCGGGGTCAATACCGGACCGGCAGTAACGCAGTTTGAATTGCAGCCGGCAGTTGGGGTGAAAGTAGCCAAAATCATGACCCTCGAACGCGACTTGGCGCTGGCACTCGCTGCGCAATCGATCCGGATCGAGGCACCGATCCCAGGGAAGAATGTAGTCGGGATCGAGATTCCCAATAGCGCCATTGCGATGGTAACGCTGCGCGAAGTACTCGACAGTGAAGAGTACGAACTCCATCGCGGGCGGCTCAAGTTACCGCTCGGCAAGGATGTGAGTGGCACCCCGATCATCGCCGATCTGACCAAAATGCCGCACTTGCTGGTGGCCGGCGCAACCGGTTCGGGTAAATCGGTAGCAATTAATGCCTTCCTCTGCGGGCTACTCCTGAAACACACTCCTGACGAGCTGAAGCTGATCTTGATCGACCCGAAGATGGTCGAGATGATTGTCTACAATCACATTCCCCACCTCCTTTCGCCGGTGGTCACCGAGGTCGAGCGAGTTGTACCAACCCTCAAATGGGCAACCCGTGAGATGGAACGGCGCTATAAAGTGTTTGCACGCAATGGGTGTCGCAATATCGACAGCTACCGGCAACTAATGCGCAAACGGGCCGATCTTGAGCCGATGCCTTATATCGTGATAGTCATTGATGAGCTGGCCGATTTGATGATGATGGCCGCCGATGAAGTCGAGACCTACATCTGCCGCTTGGCGCAGATGGCCCGTGCCACCGGAATCCATCTGATCATCGCCACGCAACGCCCCTCGGTGGATGTCATAACCGGTCTGATCAAGGCCAACTTCCCCTCACGTATCGCTTTTGCCGTCACATCACAAGTTGATAGTCGCGTGATTCTCGACGTACCCGGCGCCGAACATCTGTTAGGGCGGGGTGATATGCTGTATATGGCCGCCGATTCGGCAAAGCTGATCCGCATTCAGGGCACCTATGTGGCCGATCGTGAGGTCGAACGGATCGTTGAGTTCTGGCGTAACGCATCACCACCGACCGAATCGACACCCGGTGAGCAGCATACCGGTAGCACAAGCCAGCCAACGGCCGGGAGCGAGGGCTTCCAACCTCCGGCAGAGTTCCTCTCACCAGCCGAACAAGATGAACTATTACCACAAGCGATTGCGTTGGTCTCACAACACCAGCGTGCTTCGGCTTCGCTTCTGCAACGACGCTTACGCATTGGGTATTCCAAAGCGCAACAGTTGATCGATCTGCTTGAACAGCAGGGGTATGTTGGTCCTGCCGATGGGAGTCGTTCACGAGAGGTTTTGCGCCACGACGGTCACTCCTCGATAAAAGAGAACGGATGA